One Stigmatopora argus isolate UIUO_Sarg chromosome 19, RoL_Sarg_1.0, whole genome shotgun sequence genomic window, CCCACCATGGCATTTTTTAATGTCATGAGTACAGATTGGAAAAATCGGTCATCCATGCTAACGATAGGACCAGGCGAATGCACGTGAGGGTCCAGACTTGGCCCCCGAGCTGCCACTTTTACACCCGCGTGTAAAAGATGGTGGTACGGCGACAACTGAGCCCGTCCCGACCTTTCCTGTTTGAGCAAAAGTTAAAACCGGTTCCGGCGCCGAGCAAGCGCCCTGGGGCGCTCCCGACGTGTCGGCGCTCGGCCGGGCTCGCCGCGTCTTCCGCAGACGCCGACACGCGATACTTTGGCCTCGCCCCGTCTGGTTGTTCTACGCGGCCTTGAGGGAATAAAGCGTTGAAAATACGTCAGGGTGGAGTTGGAGCGGAAAATGATGTGGATCACCGCCCCCCCCAACGGGTACCCATACTGAGCATACAATATGCCGATGATATTTGGAATTGTCAGCGGAGGGGATTTAATACAAGTCTTTGGGACAGATTAGTTTAGCCGCTCTCACgctttgataaaaaaaacactcatttcAGAATTTCTCTCTTCTGCCCACAGCGTCCTTCTACAAATCGGACGACGAGCGCGCGTTTTCGCCCGCCGCGCCCGGCTCGTCGGTCTGCTCTCCCACCCTGACGTCGACGGCCACCCCGACGTCCGGCGGCCGCAGCCCCAACAACGACCACGCGGCGCCACCCAAATCGGGCAAGCGAGCCAAAAGACGCCCCATAAAACCCACCAACCAAATCTTATTGTACTTCTGTCTTCATTTCAGACTCCTCGCTCTTCAACAAAACGGACGAAAGGCTGCGGCTAGCCCGCGAGCGTCGAGAGGAATACGACAAGCAGAACGGTGCGTCTTTTTTTCAGCCTCCTTTCGGTCGCGTCGCGGCGCGATTGAAACCATCGGCTATCGGTCAGCCGCCAAGGAGGCCGAGTGGCAGGCCAGGGAGGAGCGGGCACGCCGACACTACCAGAACCACCTGGAGGAGCGGCGCCGGAAGCTGGAGGAGCAGCGCCTCAAGGAGGAGCGCAGGCGCTCGGCGGTGGAGGAGAAGCGGCGCCGCAAGATGGCCGACGACCAGGTGAAGCCAACTCATTTGAGCGTAAAGGTGGTCACTTGAGGAAAATCATATAATACCTatgtctatttgtttgtttgtggactgtatgtaaatagaatggaatatgatgatgatgatgataattgAGAAAAGTTACCATGAGAATGCCCTGTTTCTTTTTGCCACCCCAGGTTCGTCACGAGGCGGTCATGCGGCGCACCATGGAGCGGGGTCCGGCGCCCCGAGCCAAGGCCAACCGCTGGTCCTGGGGCGGCCCGCTGCCCATCAACAGCCCCGCCTCCCCCGCCACCGCCACGGGTACGTGACCGGCCGCCATTTCCTCCACTTTtcactctctctgtctttgACGTAATCGCTGTCCATCGCCCTCACGGGACCAGATCCCAATGTGATTATGGCTAGCTAGCGGGTGCGCCTACCCCTCTACCACGCTAGCCGTCATGACGGAAAGAAAGGCACCCCCTCGTCCCGGGAGAGCCGAATGCGTCCTCTTTTCTCAACCCGGTCTCCCTTCCAGATGGCGACAGGAGGTCGGCCTCCACGGTCAACTTGTCCAAGCAGCACGAGCCGGTCATCACCAAGCGCCTGTCCTCGTCCTCCGCCACGCTCCTCCACTCGCCCGACCGAGGTAAACCCCGGCGGCAAAAAGTCCACATATTAGCCCGCCGCTCGCTCTTCCCGGATCGGACGTCCGTCGCCGTCAAAGGCGCCGGCCGCGTCTCGTGACATAACGGGGGATTAGAAAATAGATGGTATGTACAGTACGCGTGAAAGGAAcctcccaccaccaccaccgccaccgccaccgcctgACCCCTTTCGCTAATCCCCTGTGGGATaatctttttgttttggtggAAACACGGAACCAGCGCGTTTTGTCCGGAGGGACGTCACGCATTTTTGGCGCGGGTAGAATTCCGCCGCAGTGGGTCCGCTTGTCGCAGAACGAGCCCCACATGGGACCTGGtgtggcaggaaaaaaaatccaagtaaaATATTGGCTGTTAGCAAATGTTAACAAGTGGCAACTTAGTGCTACTGTACAAGCATTACATTTGACACATCCAATATGGCTCCCCGTTCACTTGCCATATTCATGTAAAGAGCGTCAAGTGATGAGTTGGATTTCATGTCTAGAATAAGCGAGTTAACGTGAGTGACGTGGACGTATTTTTTCTGAGGTGACCGGCGGCAAATATTGGTCGAGCggtggcttttatttgttttgcggGCGGCCCGTATTTGATCGGCTGCCATTGGTCTGCCGCCGCGCTCAGGTCGGCGCCGCCTTCCGCTGACGCCGTGGGAGAGCAACGTGGTCCAGCGCCTTCAGCAGCCCACGCACTCGTACCTGGCGCGCAGCCGCAGCGCCGCCTGCCTCTCGGGAGAGCAGCGGGGTAAGTCCCGCCCACCCGCCCGCCGCTCTTTTGCCCGCTAATCAGATTGGCCGCCATCTATACACCTTTGGCCCGCTCGCCAACCTGAGACTGGTGCTTCCTTTTTAGACATCTTGGACTAAAAGCatggctttcttcttcttcctcctcttttttCCTCGCTTCCAATCCTCTTCCGTTTccctgcattttctttttttgaacccACCCCGACGTCACGGTAGCCATGCCTGTCTGTCCCCGTTCAGCATCCTTCCAGAGCCCGCCGGGACGCCCCCTGTCTCACAGTCGCAGCCACGACCGCAGCCTGGGCGGGGAGACGTCGGCGTCCGCCCGCCGGAGGACCGTCGGGACCGcgcaggtgggaccggcgaaCGAGCCGGCGTCGAAGAGGCCATTTTGTTCTCGGCGGGACGGCGAGAAATTGACggcaagttgtttttttgtagacGCCGCAAAAGAACCGCGATTCGGTGAGGAAGTCGTGGGGCAACCTGTCGTTGCCCCTGGGTCCCGCGCTCACCTTACCCCTAAAAATCCGCACCTCGTCGCCTATCAAAAGGGACGCTAAAATGATGGCGCCCTCTCCTGGAaggtattgttattttttgtatttgtagAGATAgagaaaatgacattgaaaaatccTTCATTACAACAAAATCATACATTGattgattaaaatattaaagtaaCGTAATTTACAAAATTTATAAGAGAATAAGGAAATGCTTTAAATGTATTTGTCGAGCCGTCgggcgccattgacggcgatagacgtccaagccaCGATTGGATGCGACGTCTATCGCCTGGGAATGAGAGCGCCGTCTCCCCCGAAACCAGGCCTCGGCCTCCCCAGAAGACGGAAGGCCGGCCCCCGACGCCCAGGACGCCCAAAGGCCTCGGCACCGAGGACCCCGGGAACCTGCGCCCCGACAAGAGCCGAGAAGCGGGGGACGAGGGCGCAGACGCGGCCAGCCCGAAGCCTTGCGCCGGCATCACCGATCCGGAGGAGGCCAGTCGCATCCTGGCGGAGAAGCGGCGGCTGGTCCGCCGCCAGAGAGagcaggaggaagaggagcgTGACCGCCAAGAGCAGAAAGCCAGgtcaaatacaaaaatgaatatttccaaAATACTGTAGTGCTGCCTGCGACGGACAATATGGCCGCCGCCAGGCATTGCGAATGAGGCTCAACATCTATCGTTGGTCCTTATTGGACCTCTTTTTTTTAGCCTCTTGATCGTAAATATTCGAGAATTGTGTTCTTAAAGTAAGGAAAGAAAAATCATTCCTTTATTTATCTTTAATTCATGcaaacaaatttgaaacaaTGTGTAATCATCTGGTACCAATTCGGACGTCTGTTGCGGTTCACGGCCAATCATCAGGTTAGCCCAGGAGGAAATGGCTCGTCGCAAAGCCGAGGAGCGCGCCAAACGGGAGGAGGAGGCCCGGctgaaggaagaggaggaccgGCTTAAGGAGGAGAAGGCCGAGAGAAGGGCGGAGGAGGAGCGACTGCAGCGGGAGCGAGAGGAGGCCGAGGAGGCTCAGAAGGCCCTCAAACAGGTAAGACGGGGGAGACCTGCTGGCTGGCGGCGAAGGGAAGTGACGTCCGTCTCCGCTCCCCCCCGAAGCGAGAGGAGGAAGAGAGTCGGCAGAAAGAGGAGACGGAGAGGTTGAAGCAGGAGCGGGAGAAGCACTTCCAGAAAGAGGAGGCCGAGCGCCTGGAGAGGAAGAAGGTGGGCAGAAAAAGCATTCCCAGCGCCCATATCCTCATCCAATGCTTTTGTCTTCTCCTCGCCAGCGTCTGGAGGAGATCATGAAGAGGACCCGGCGCTCTGACCCCACTGACAAGGTGGAAACTTCTACTGGACTTTCTTTCTCCATCCCCTGGGCGCCTCATTAAAATGCACAATTGATATTCATCGACAGAAaattggatttatatatatagtcctCCCATTGGATGAAACGGACATCTATCAATGTCATTTAgtgttaaaaaagaaatcttATTGCCCGCCTGTTTTTAACTGATTAGTATTTTTGCAGAAAACGAGCCCCGACAAGATGGCCGAGCCAGCGGAAGGCGCCCCCGGCCCGCGTAGCAACGGTTGCCCGGCGGCCCCCGACCCCAACGCCGACTCTCCCCCTGGCGGTCCCCCCGAGCCCAGGTAGGCGCCGTCCGAACATCCCGTACGCCCGTCGCCAGAAATGACCATGGCCGCTCCGCAGGGAAAACGGCCAATTGGAAGACGGGGCGGCTCCGTGTTCGGCACCGGAAGAAAACGGCCTCCCCGAAGCGGGTGCGTTTGTTTCCTAACTCAGTTCCCTCTTGCCTCTTTTtagttctttatttattttcttatttctttttaGATGTCGCTTGACGGCGGGGATGAAGACACGGACCCGGAAGAGTCGCCCGCTTGCTTTCCTGAAGACGGTAACTCCAAAGATGGTTCCAAAATTCTCAggagttttgttgtttttttccattctccaatttttttggtttgatttttctttttccaaaacttgacttcaaatggattggacgtctcctaGAGATCAACTCATTGGTGCAAAATTTGAAACGCATTCCAAAATAATGGGCAGCGAGGCGCTAGCTTGGACGGCCCACGtctgtttcttttgttttgtagtttATTGAATTGCTGTACATAGTATGAAAGTTTATCTGGCAGTCATATGGCCGTTTGATCGGGCACAAAATGGCGGAATACCTGCTGCTCATTCTTTTCAGTCGCCTTACCGCGCGGGAAATGATtattgtggagaaaaaaaaatgcctgttgCCGTACTGCCCACGTGGACGTTGAGAACCAATTGAGAAACTGTAATAATACAATATAGCCGTTCTATAAATAACGTATGAAAGCCGATCTATTTTACTACCGAGGAGTCGACAAATTCTATAGCAGCtgtattatttgaaaataaatctcTTGGACATGaacaaatgttattttgtaaatattggaACAAGGGCTGCCCATCgtcggctgggatgggctccagcacccccatgaacCAGACACagaaagtgagtgaatgaatgaataaatatactttttttataaaacaaaaaaattcttCAGTCAGCAATcaagaaatggcaaaaatgggACATGAGAATCCAAGAGAAAGAAATATTGACAGACTTTTCACCAAAAGAAGCTTTTGCTCAGGAAGCCGGCGGCGGCGTCCAaccagccgccgccgccacttTCCTTGACGGAGGCGCGGGAGACGGCGCCGGCCGCCTTTTTCTCTggatcttcctcctcctcttcttcaggAAGGTAATCCGGTAGGGCGCGTTCGCTGGGCGCCGCGGCTTCGTGGGCGCTCAAGGGCATCAACACCTGAAAATGGAAACCCCATTAAGCCATGATGGATTTGAGATCTTCCATATTTAAGAATAAATGAGTCTCCCATTGGAGCTCCGTCTGATTTCTGGGGGCTCACCTCGTCTCCATCCTGGTTCTTGACCACCTGCTTGGCGCACAGCACTCGGGTTCCGGCGATGGCGGAGGCCAGACTCTGCAAAGACGCCAAAAGAGAAAATGAGAAGCGTGACGACGCCGTCCTGGCCCAGCGCGGGAAGCGGGAATCGGGAAGCCTCACCTCGGCCGGCAAGTCGGAGCGGACGCGCACGGTGCACCTCTTGGAAGCCATCTGGAAAGTAAAGCTGATCACCCCTCGCACCTTCAGCAGCGCCTCCTCGCACAGGCCTCGCCGATCCTGCGCGAAAATTCCGCGTTTAGACAGAGGCGCCCCTGACGgtgacggcggtggcggcgtcCACTCGCCACGTCGTCGAGGCCCTGAATGTGCAACGTCACGCATTTGGCCTTCTTGCTGGACGAGTTGAGGAAGAACTGCGGCTTTTGGCGCCGTGCCCTCTCGGGCGCCGACAGAATCCGGTACACCTCCCGGGCCAGGTTGGTGACGTCGACGGACAGCTCGTCCCTACGCCAGGAAAGAAGCATCGCTTAGTTGACAGGTAACGTGACAAATGCGTAATTCAAAGTCATATTTACCGTTCTTTTTTATCACAATTTATGTGTACAAATATGATCACATTTACTGATTCTTCCCCAATAGAATAATCTTTCCAAAAattacaggggaaaaaaataacatttgcaaAGCACAGTTTGAATATTCGGTGACTTTAGCCTCCTCTTGTGGCATTCAAGAGCATTGCAGAAAGCGCCACTGTTTGAATTTTGATTCTTACAGGCCTAATGGCGCACGGAACAAAACTAGAAATtaacaatacaaataaataaa contains:
- the map7b gene encoding ensconsin isoform X1, which codes for MAPGLKMRRRARRRGRGGGGLPAPALFTIFEEGQKGKMAVIRRKAKASFYKSDDERAFSPAAPGSSVCSPTLTSTATPTSGGRSPNNDHAAPPKSDSSLFNKTDERLRLARERREEYDKQNAAKEAEWQAREERARRHYQNHLEERRRKLEEQRLKEERRRSAVEEKRRRKMADDQVRHEAVMRRTMERGPAPRAKANRWSWGGPLPINSPASPATATDGDRRSASTVNLSKQHEPVITKRLSSSSATLLHSPDRGRRRLPLTPWESNVVQRLQQPTHSYLARSRSAACLSGEQRAMPVCPRSASFQSPPGRPLSHSRSHDRSLGGETSASARRRTVGTAQTPQKNRDSVRKSWGNLSLPLGPALTLPLKIRTSSPIKRDAKMMAPSPGRPRPPQKTEGRPPTPRTPKGLGTEDPGNLRPDKSREAGDEGADAASPKPCAGITDPEEASRILAEKRRLVRRQREQEEEERDRQEQKARLAQEEMARRKAEERAKREEEARLKEEEDRLKEEKAERRAEEERLQREREEAEEAQKALKQREEEESRQKEETERLKQEREKHFQKEEAERLERKKRLEEIMKRTRRSDPTDKKTSPDKMAEPAEGAPGPRSNGCPAAPDPNADSPPGGPPEPRENGQLEDGAAPCSAPEENGLPEADVA
- the map7b gene encoding ensconsin isoform X5 — protein: MTMQNPASFYKSDDERAFSPAAPGSSVCSPTLTSTATPTSGGRSPNNDHAAPPKSDSSLFNKTDERLRLARERREEYDKQNAAKEAEWQAREERARRHYQNHLEERRRKLEEQRLKEERRRSAVEEKRRRKMADDQVRHEAVMRRTMERGPAPRAKANRWSWGGPLPINSPASPATATDGDRRSASTVNLSKQHEPVITKRLSSSSATLLHSPDRGRRRLPLTPWESNVVQRLQQPTHSYLARSRSAACLSGEQRAMPVCPRSASFQSPPGRPLSHSRSHDRSLGGETSASARRRTVGTAQTPQKNRDSVRKSWGNLSLPLGPALTLPLKIRTSSPIKRDAKMMAPSPGRPRPPQKTEGRPPTPRTPKGLGTEDPGNLRPDKSREAGDEGADAASPKPCAGITDPEEASRILAEKRRLVRRQREQEEEERDRQEQKARLAQEEMARRKAEERAKREEEARLKEEEDRLKEEKAERRAEEERLQREREEAEEAQKALKQREEEESRQKEETERLKQEREKHFQKEEAERLERKKRLEEIMKRTRRSDPTDKKTSPDKMAEPAEGAPGPRSNGCPAAPDPNADSPPGGPPEPRENGQLEDGAAPCSAPEENGLPEADVA
- the armc1l gene encoding armadillo repeat containing 1, like, coding for MDALSVVSQLRDLASEPQNRETIVQDQGCLPGLVLFLDHQNHEVLLATLQTLRYLAELSFNIPTMKNELGMMVSLENIMARDELSVDVTNLAREVYRILSAPERARRQKPQFFLNSSSKKAKCVTLHIQGLDDVDRRGLCEEALLKVRGVISFTFQMASKRCTVRVRSDLPAESLASAIAGTRVLCAKQVVKNQDGDEVLMPLSAHEAAAPSERALPDYLPEEEEEEDPEKKAAGAVSRASVKESGGGGWLDAAAGFLSKSFFW
- the map7b gene encoding ensconsin isoform X4, whose translation is MTSGEMADQDGSDASPPASQASFYKSDDERAFSPAAPGSSVCSPTLTSTATPTSGGRSPNNDHAAPPKSDSSLFNKTDERLRLARERREEYDKQNAAKEAEWQAREERARRHYQNHLEERRRKLEEQRLKEERRRSAVEEKRRRKMADDQVRHEAVMRRTMERGPAPRAKANRWSWGGPLPINSPASPATATDGDRRSASTVNLSKQHEPVITKRLSSSSATLLHSPDRGRRRLPLTPWESNVVQRLQQPTHSYLARSRSAACLSGEQRAMPVCPRSASFQSPPGRPLSHSRSHDRSLGGETSASARRRTVGTAQTPQKNRDSVRKSWGNLSLPLGPALTLPLKIRTSSPIKRDAKMMAPSPGRPRPPQKTEGRPPTPRTPKGLGTEDPGNLRPDKSREAGDEGADAASPKPCAGITDPEEASRILAEKRRLVRRQREQEEEERDRQEQKARLAQEEMARRKAEERAKREEEARLKEEEDRLKEEKAERRAEEERLQREREEAEEAQKALKQREEEESRQKEETERLKQEREKHFQKEEAERLERKKRLEEIMKRTRRSDPTDKKTSPDKMAEPAEGAPGPRSNGCPAAPDPNADSPPGGPPEPRENGQLEDGAAPCSAPEENGLPEADVA
- the map7b gene encoding ensconsin isoform X3, with product MAPGLKMRRRARRRGRGGGGLPAPALFTIFEEGQKGKMAVIRRKAKASFYKSDDERAFSPAAPGSSVCSPTLTSTATPTSGGRSPNNDHAAPPKSDSSLFNKTDERLRLARERREEYDKQNAAKEAEWQAREERARRHYQNHLEERRRKLEEQRLKEERRRSAVEEKRRRKMADDQVRHEAVMRRTMERGPAPRAKANRWSWGGPLPINSPASPATATDGDRRSASTVNLSKQHEPVITKRLSSSSATLLHSPDRGRRRLPLTPWESNVVQRLQQPTHSYLARSRSAACLSGEQRASFQSPPGRPLSHSRSHDRSLGGETSASARRRTVGTAQTPQKNRDSVRKSWGNLSLPLGPALTLPLKIRTSSPIKRDAKMMAPSPGRPRPPQKTEGRPPTPRTPKGLGTEDPGNLRPDKSREAGDEGADAASPKPCAGITDPEEASRILAEKRRLVRRQREQEEEERDRQEQKARLAQEEMARRKAEERAKREEEARLKEEEDRLKEEKAERRAEEERLQREREEAEEAQKALKQREEEESRQKEETERLKQEREKHFQKEEAERLERKKRLEEIMKRTRRSDPTDKKTSPDKMAEPAEGAPGPRSNGCPAAPDPNADSPPGGPPEPRENGQLEDGAAPCSAPEENGLPEADVA
- the map7b gene encoding ensconsin isoform X2, producing MAPGLKMRRRARRRGRGGGGLPAPALFTIFEEGQKGKMAVIRRKAKASFYKSDDERAFSPAAPGSSVCSPTLTSTATPTSGGRSPNNDHAAPPKSDSSLFNKTDERLRLARERREEYDKQNAAKEAEWQAREERARRHYQNHLEERRRKLEEQRLKEERRRSAVEEKRRRKMADDQVRHEAVMRRTMERGPAPRAKANRWSWGGPLPINSPASPATATDGDRRSASTVNLSKQHEPVITKRLSSSSATLLHSPDRGRRRLPLTPWESNVVQRLQQPTHSYLARSRSAACLSGEQRAMPVCPRSASFQSPPGRPLSHSRSHDRSLGGETSASARRRTVGTAQTPQKNRDSVRKSWGNLSLPLGPALTLPLKIRTSSPIKRDAKMMAPSPGRPPQKTEGRPPTPRTPKGLGTEDPGNLRPDKSREAGDEGADAASPKPCAGITDPEEASRILAEKRRLVRRQREQEEEERDRQEQKARLAQEEMARRKAEERAKREEEARLKEEEDRLKEEKAERRAEEERLQREREEAEEAQKALKQREEEESRQKEETERLKQEREKHFQKEEAERLERKKRLEEIMKRTRRSDPTDKKTSPDKMAEPAEGAPGPRSNGCPAAPDPNADSPPGGPPEPRENGQLEDGAAPCSAPEENGLPEADVA